A DNA window from Molothrus ater isolate BHLD 08-10-18 breed brown headed cowbird chromosome 2, BPBGC_Mater_1.1, whole genome shotgun sequence contains the following coding sequences:
- the PLEKHB1 gene encoding LOW QUALITY PROTEIN: pleckstrin homology domain-containing family B member 1 (The sequence of the model RefSeq protein was modified relative to this genomic sequence to represent the inferred CDS: deleted 1 base in 1 codon), with translation MALVKSGWLWRQSSILRRWKRNWFVLYLDGSLVYYHDETQRDMDGRIHIKYSCRDVRIGRECKDVQPPEGRSRECLLTVVLRDGSKTTLCAESEDDAVAWKMAVLEAKSTPVHVYDPYDDDYYQTVPLDSHQAAYISSGHYGPQYGAPGVTHVIVREDPYRVSGDQMALGLLAGAATGAALGSFMWMPCWF, from the exons ATGGCGCTGGTGAAGAGCGGTTGGCTTTGGCGCCAGA GCTCCATCCTGCGCCGCTGGAAGAGGAACTGGTTCGTGCTCTACCTGGATGGCAGCCTGGTTTACTACCACGACGAGACGCAGCGGGATATGGACGGCCGGATCCACATCAAGTACAGCTGCCGGGACGTGCGGATCGGCCGCGAGTGCAAAG ACGTGCAGCCGCCCGAGGGGAGGAGCCGGGAGTGCCTGCTGACCGTGGTGCTGCGGGACGGCTCCAAGACCACGCTGTGCGCCGAGAGCGAGGATGACGCCGT tgCTTGGAAGATGGCCGTGCTGGAGGCTAAATCCACCCCG GTGCATGTGTACGACCCCTACGACGACGACTACTACCAGACGGTGCCCCTGGACTCCCACCAGGCTGCCTACATCAGCTCCGGCCACTACGGCCCCCAGTACGGAG ctcccgggGTGACCCACGTCATCGTGCGCGAGGATCCCTACCGCGTCTCCGGGGACCAgatggccctggggctgctggccgGGGCCGCCACCGGcgcc gccctgggctcctt